The nucleotide sequence AAATCGCCTTACCTTTGACGTTTCGTGCTGCCCTACCAATGGTTTGAATCAAACTGCGCTCAGAACGCAAGAAGCCCTCTTTATCTGCATCCAAGATTGCAACCAAGGAGACCTCTGGAATATCTAAGCCCTCACGTAATAAATTAATACCTACCAATACGTCAAAGACGCCTAAACGCAAGTCACGCAGAATTTCTACGCGCTCCACCGTATCGATATCGGAGTGCACGTAGCGCACTTTTACTCCGTTATCTGATAGGTAATCAGTAAGTTGTTCAGCCATGCGTTTTGTTAACACCGTTACTAAAACGCGTTCATGGACTTTGACTCGCTCATGAATCTGATTCAGTAAATCATCCACCTGAGTACTTGCTGGCAATACTTCAATTTCTGGATCAACCAATCCGGTGGGTCTAGCTACCTGCTCTACTACTTGGCCGGTATGCGTATTTTCATAATCAGCCGGTGTTGCAGAAACAAAGATGGTTTGACGCATCTTGGTTTCAAACTCAGTAAATTTGAGTGGACGGTTATCCATTGCTGAAGGCAAGCGGAATCCAAACTCCACTAAGGTATGTTTGCGAGACTTGTCGCCGTTGTACATTGCATTGAGCTGACCGATGAGGACATGACTCTCATCTAAAAACATGAGTGCATCATTGGGCAGGTAGTCGACCAAGGTAGGCGGCGCCTCACCAGGCATAGCGCCTGAGAGGTGGCGAGAATAGTTCTCAATGCCTTTGCAGAAGCCTAATTCGTTGAGCATCTCTAGGTCAAAGCGGGTACGCTGCTCTAAACGCTGCGCTTCAACCAGCTTGCCGTCTTTTACAAATTCATCTAAGCGAATGCGTAACTCTGCTTTGATGGTTTCAATTGCTTTGAGAACCGTATCACGCGGCGTGACGTAGTGCGAGCTTGGATAAACGGTAAAGCGTGGAATCTTCTGACGAATTTTTCCAGTGAGTGGATCAAAGAATTGCAAGCTCTCGATAACATCATCGAAGAGCTCAACGCGAACAGCTAATTCATTATGCTCAGCCGGAAAAATATCAATCGTGTCGCCCCGAACTCGGAAAACACCACGCTTAAAATCGGTTTCATTGCGATCGTATTGCATCGCAATTAAGCGCATCAAAATATCGCGCTGACTCATCTTGTCGCCAGGACGTAAAGTCATCACCATGCTGTGATAGTCACCTGGATTACCAATACCGTAAATTGCGGATACGGTTGCTACGATGATGACATCTCGTCGCTCCAATAAACTCTTAGTAGCAGACAGTCGCATTTGCTCGATATGTTCATTGATTGATGAATCCTTTTCAATAAACAAATCACGTGTCGGAACGTAGGCCTCCGGCTGGTAGTAATCGTAGTAACTAACAAAGTACTCCACCGCATTTTTAGGGAAAAATTCCCGAAACTCACTATAGAGCTGGGCAGCTAGGGTCTTGTTTGGGGCAAAAATGATGGCGGGACGACCTGTCCTAGCAATCACATTAGCCATAGTGAAGGTCTTACCCGAGCCAGTCACGCCCAACAGCGTCTGAAAGGTCAAACCATCCTCAATACCAGCCACCAAAGCGTCAATTGCAGCCGGCTGATCACCAGCGGGCGGAAATGGCTGATAGAGCTGAAATGGGGAATCTGGGAAGGAAACGAATTTAGCTGGGTCTAAATCGTGGCCTACCTCGCCCAAAGGATCGACTACAGGGGTTTTCTTGCTTTCGGCAACTGGGGAATTCGAGGAAGTTTTAGGCAACTTGGGGGGCATCTCAGCTATCATTTCAACTGTAAGTTTTAGTTCACAGCGAATTTTGTACAAACATTGATTTTGCCGTTTTTATTTAGAAATAGTTGAATCTAGCCTCAAAAACAGCCACTCAAAGCAAATTTAACTGAAATATTCCCTTATCCACCCTTTCTGACCATCAAATGAACCTTTTTACTTCAGTCCAGCTAGCCCCTAAAGACCCTATTTTTGGCCTCACAGAAGCCTATGTCGCCGATCAACGTGCAGACAAGGTCAACCTAGGTGTTGGCGTGTACTACACCGACGAAGGCAAGGTGCCTCTTTTGAAGGCAGTGATTCAGGCCGAAGAGGCGATTGTTGCAAAGCACTCACCGCGTAGCTACATTCCAATCGAAGGTCCAAATCCTTACAACAGCGCAGTTCAGAACTTATTATTCGGCGCTGACTCATCGCTCATCAAAGATGGTCGCGTGGTTACCGCCGAGTGCCTTGGTGGAACTGGCGCATTGCGAGTTGGCGCTGACTTCATTAAGCGCCTCAACTTAAATGCGCCATGCGCAATTAGTAATCCAACCTGGGAAAATCACCGCGGCATTTTTGAATCTGCTGGCTTTGAGGTAGTTGAGTACACCTACTTCGATGGCAAAACCCGCGGTGTAGATTTTGATGGCATGGTGAAGTCCTTAGAGTCTTTCCCAAAGTACACCACCGTATTGCTACACGCTTGCTGCCACAACCCAACTGGTGCTGACATTACCGAAGCGCAATGGCGTCAAGTGATCGATATCTGTAAAGCGAAAGACCTCATTCCATTTTTAGATATGGCCTACCAAGGCTTTGCTGATGGTATTGAGAAAGATGGCATTGCTGTGCGCTTGTTTGCGGATTCCGGCATGTCTTTCTTTGTATCGAGCTCCTTCTCCAAATCGTTCTCGCTTTATGGTGAACGCGTTGGCGCTTTGTCTATCGTGACGCAAAGCAAAGATGAGTCTACTCGTGTGCTCTCTCAATTGAAGCGCGTGATTCGTACAAATTATTCCAATCCTCCAACTCACGGTGCCGCAATTGCAGCCGCTGTTTTGAATTCACCAGAACTCAGACAGCTTTGGGAAGATGAATTAGCACAGATGCGTGATCGCATAAAAGCAATGCGTCATGGTCTCGTAGAAAAATTGGCTGCTGCTGGCGTGAAGCAAGACTTTGCTTTCATTGAAGCTCAGCGTGGAATGTTTTCTTACTCCGGATTAAGCGCTGAACAAGTAGATCGCCTACAAAAGGAAGATGGTATTTATGCCCTTTCCACGGGTCGTATTTGTGTAGCCGCCCTCAATACCAAAAATATTGACAAGGTAGCTCAAGCAATCGCCCGCGTATTGGCTTAAAAGCAAGTAATCAGCGGTTACACTGGATCATCAGGAGGCATCATGCTTTATCAGTTACACGAATTTCAAAAAGCCTTACTTCAACCAATGAGCTCATGGGCTCGCGCTGCATCTGAAGCATTTATCAATGCTTCCAATCCAGCGTCAAAGGTTCCGGGGTCTGAACGTCTAGCTGCAAGTTATGAACTGCTCCATCGTCTTGGTAAAGACTATAAAAAACCAGAATTTGGTATCCGCTCAGTACAGGCGCATGGTCGCGAAGTAGCGATTCATGAAAGAACGATTGTTGCCAAACCGTTTTGTAATTTAATTCGCTTTAAGCGTTTTTCTGATGATCTTGAAGCCATCAAAAAACTCAAGGGCGACCCAGTGGTCTTAGTAGTAGCTCCCCTGTCTGGTCACCACTCTACATTACTACGTGATACTGTACGCACCCTGTTGCAAGATCATAAGGTTTACATTACCGACTGGATTGATGCTCGCATTGTCCCTGCTGAAGACGGCAGCTTTAGTTTGGATGACTACGTTCACTACATTCAAGATTTCATTCGTGCTATTGGTGCAGATGATTTACACGTGATCTCGGTATGTCAACCAACCGTTCCTACTTTGGGTGCAATCTCATTAATGGCCTCTGCTGGTGAGAAAACGCCCGCTTCAATGATCATGATGGGCGGTCCAATTGATGCGCGCAAATCACCAACTGCGGTTAACAACTTGGCCGATCAAAAGTCCTATGACTGGTTTGAAAGTCATGTGATTTACAAGGTACCGCCAAGCTATCCAGGCGCTGGTCGTAAGGTCTATCCAGGTTTTTTACAGCACACTGGCTTTATTGCCATGAACCCACAAAACCACATGCAGTCACATTGGGATTTCTTCCAAAACTTGGTGCGTGGAGATGAACAAGATGCTGCATCCCATATTCGTTTTTATGATGAATACAATGCAGTGTTGGATATGGATGCTCAGTATTATCTAGATACCATTAAGACGGTTTTCCAAGACTATGCTTTACCGAACGGCACATGGGCGGTATCAGGCGATTTAGTTAAACCACAAGATATTAAGAAAACTGCACTTCTCACTGTTGAAGGCGAGTTGGACGATATCTCCGGTAGCGGACAGACTCGCGCTGCACATGCCTTGTGTGCAGGAATTCCGAAAGCCGATAAGGATCACTACGAAGTTGCTGGCGCTGG is from Polynucleobacter sp. MG-Unter2-18 and encodes:
- the uvrB gene encoding excinuclease ABC subunit UvrB, giving the protein MIAEMPPKLPKTSSNSPVAESKKTPVVDPLGEVGHDLDPAKFVSFPDSPFQLYQPFPPAGDQPAAIDALVAGIEDGLTFQTLLGVTGSGKTFTMANVIARTGRPAIIFAPNKTLAAQLYSEFREFFPKNAVEYFVSYYDYYQPEAYVPTRDLFIEKDSSINEHIEQMRLSATKSLLERRDVIIVATVSAIYGIGNPGDYHSMVMTLRPGDKMSQRDILMRLIAMQYDRNETDFKRGVFRVRGDTIDIFPAEHNELAVRVELFDDVIESLQFFDPLTGKIRQKIPRFTVYPSSHYVTPRDTVLKAIETIKAELRIRLDEFVKDGKLVEAQRLEQRTRFDLEMLNELGFCKGIENYSRHLSGAMPGEAPPTLVDYLPNDALMFLDESHVLIGQLNAMYNGDKSRKHTLVEFGFRLPSAMDNRPLKFTEFETKMRQTIFVSATPADYENTHTGQVVEQVARPTGLVDPEIEVLPASTQVDDLLNQIHERVKVHERVLVTVLTKRMAEQLTDYLSDNGVKVRYVHSDIDTVERVEILRDLRLGVFDVLVGINLLREGLDIPEVSLVAILDADKEGFLRSERSLIQTIGRAARNVKGKAILYADRITDSMKRAMGETERRRTKQIAFNKANGIEPRGVKKRIKDIIDGVYDVKEKRSEMQVEQERARYEDMGEKDLASEIKRLEKQMNSEAKNLEFEKAASTRDRLTKVKEMAFGARSRDAI
- a CDS encoding amino acid aminotransferase gives rise to the protein MNLFTSVQLAPKDPIFGLTEAYVADQRADKVNLGVGVYYTDEGKVPLLKAVIQAEEAIVAKHSPRSYIPIEGPNPYNSAVQNLLFGADSSLIKDGRVVTAECLGGTGALRVGADFIKRLNLNAPCAISNPTWENHRGIFESAGFEVVEYTYFDGKTRGVDFDGMVKSLESFPKYTTVLLHACCHNPTGADITEAQWRQVIDICKAKDLIPFLDMAYQGFADGIEKDGIAVRLFADSGMSFFVSSSFSKSFSLYGERVGALSIVTQSKDESTRVLSQLKRVIRTNYSNPPTHGAAIAAAVLNSPELRQLWEDELAQMRDRIKAMRHGLVEKLAAAGVKQDFAFIEAQRGMFSYSGLSAEQVDRLQKEDGIYALSTGRICVAALNTKNIDKVAQAIARVLA
- a CDS encoding polyhydroxyalkanoate depolymerase; the encoded protein is MLYQLHEFQKALLQPMSSWARAASEAFINASNPASKVPGSERLAASYELLHRLGKDYKKPEFGIRSVQAHGREVAIHERTIVAKPFCNLIRFKRFSDDLEAIKKLKGDPVVLVVAPLSGHHSTLLRDTVRTLLQDHKVYITDWIDARIVPAEDGSFSLDDYVHYIQDFIRAIGADDLHVISVCQPTVPTLGAISLMASAGEKTPASMIMMGGPIDARKSPTAVNNLADQKSYDWFESHVIYKVPPSYPGAGRKVYPGFLQHTGFIAMNPQNHMQSHWDFFQNLVRGDEQDAASHIRFYDEYNAVLDMDAQYYLDTIKTVFQDYALPNGTWAVSGDLVKPQDIKKTALLTVEGELDDISGSGQTRAAHALCAGIPKADKDHYEVAGAGHYGIFSGRRWRERVYPKIKSFIREHQGVQKKTRARPPKLEGSKSA